In Streptomyces sp. 840.1, one DNA window encodes the following:
- a CDS encoding DJ-1/PfpI family protein, protein MQVAVVTFDGFNELDSFIASALINRCRKDGLEAFITTPAPVVTSMNGVEVTGQRPMEFVTEADVVLIGSGVKTRDVVADDRMLAMLPLDPSRQLIGSQCSGALVLARLGLLGAMPVCTDVKSRPYVEACDVTVLDAPFHAEGNIATAGGCLASQYLAGWVITRMLGEDAARAAIGYAAPVGEVQETVERVMGTVRAGEVALR, encoded by the coding sequence ATGCAGGTAGCCGTGGTCACCTTCGACGGGTTCAACGAACTCGACAGTTTCATCGCCTCAGCGCTGATCAACCGCTGTCGCAAGGACGGTCTGGAAGCCTTCATCACGACGCCCGCGCCCGTGGTCACGTCGATGAACGGAGTCGAGGTGACCGGGCAGCGTCCGATGGAGTTCGTAACCGAGGCCGACGTCGTGCTGATCGGCAGCGGGGTGAAGACGCGCGACGTGGTCGCCGATGACCGAATGCTCGCCATGCTGCCGCTCGACCCGTCGCGGCAGCTGATCGGTTCGCAGTGCTCCGGTGCGCTGGTGCTCGCACGGCTCGGGTTGCTGGGCGCGATGCCGGTCTGCACGGATGTGAAGAGCCGGCCCTATGTCGAGGCGTGCGACGTCACCGTGCTGGACGCGCCGTTCCACGCCGAGGGAAACATCGCCACGGCGGGCGGCTGCCTGGCCTCGCAGTACCTTGCCGGGTGGGTGATCACCCGGATGCTCGGGGAGGACGCCGCGCGCGCTGCCATCGGCTACGCGGCTCCGGTCGGTGAAGTCCAGGAGACCGTCGAGCGCGTGATGGGGACCGTCCGCGCCGGCGAGGTCGCACTGCGCTGA
- a CDS encoding DUF397 domain-containing protein has translation MSHHATGLIWFKSSYSGNEGAECIEVAYDWHKSSYSANEGAACVEVATCPHTVHVRDSKVTDGPTFAVAPAAWTAFLGHAVGN, from the coding sequence GTGAGCCACCACGCCACCGGACTGATCTGGTTCAAGTCCAGCTACAGCGGCAACGAGGGTGCCGAGTGCATCGAAGTCGCCTACGACTGGCACAAGTCCAGTTACAGCGCCAACGAGGGAGCGGCCTGTGTAGAGGTCGCCACCTGCCCCCACACCGTCCACGTCCGCGACTCCAAGGTCACCGACGGGCCGACCTTCGCGGTCGCCCCCGCCGCCTGGACCGCGTTCCTGGGGCACGCGGTCGGCAACTGA
- a CDS encoding helix-turn-helix transcriptional regulator: protein MGKTEASHVRRLVGELIRVHRVRAGFTQKTAAEQLLISESLMGAVERAERIPSIDLLVAADELFAANGALVECCEMLDEEKYPPKFVSWAQSERTARVINGYDTMVMPGLLQSEAYAYALHRVRVPAYTEAEVISRVEARLERQAVLTRTPPPHIGIVVEESVLERCLGGPEVLKAQLRHMLDCIERYNHLTVQVMPTAQHTHAGLTGPMHLISTSEGRALVYVEARGGDRFISQPDQVVDMFDLFGTLRAQAHNPWESAEIIEKKMGQL from the coding sequence GTGGGGAAGACCGAGGCATCTCATGTTCGGCGGCTCGTGGGGGAGCTGATTCGCGTTCACCGAGTGCGTGCCGGGTTCACACAGAAGACGGCCGCTGAGCAGCTGCTGATCTCGGAGTCGCTGATGGGCGCGGTGGAGCGCGCGGAACGGATTCCGTCGATCGATCTGTTGGTGGCGGCCGATGAACTGTTCGCAGCGAACGGCGCTCTGGTGGAGTGCTGCGAGATGCTGGACGAGGAGAAGTATCCGCCGAAGTTCGTGAGCTGGGCACAGTCCGAGCGGACCGCGCGTGTCATCAACGGGTACGACACGATGGTAATGCCAGGCCTGCTTCAGTCCGAGGCGTACGCCTACGCACTGCACCGCGTGCGCGTCCCCGCGTACACGGAGGCCGAGGTCATCAGCCGCGTGGAAGCGAGGCTGGAACGGCAGGCGGTTCTGACCCGCACACCGCCTCCGCACATCGGAATCGTGGTGGAGGAGTCGGTGTTGGAACGGTGCTTGGGCGGGCCGGAGGTGCTGAAGGCGCAACTGCGGCACATGCTCGACTGCATCGAGCGCTACAACCACCTGACCGTGCAGGTGATGCCGACAGCGCAGCACACCCATGCGGGGCTGACGGGGCCCATGCACCTGATCTCCACGTCGGAGGGACGCGCGCTCGTGTACGTGGAGGCGCGTGGCGGGGATAGGTTTATCTCGCAGCCGGACCAGGTCGTCGACATGTTCGACCTCTTCGGCACCTTGCGGGCTCAGGCGCACAACCCCTGGGAATCCGCAGAGATCATCGAGAAGAAGATGGGGCAACTGTGA
- a CDS encoding thioesterase family protein: protein MNTGSYYERTDDHRYKPTAHAGGAWSTDEVHFSPLGGLIVHAIDRHLADRPGESLLLSRISFDILGRLALDECEIRVETIRPGRTIELVEAVALIGDRPVVRARAWCLAAVDTAAVAGGTADRLTAPEELAPWPMAELWPGGYIASIDVRPLAQPQPGRTTAWISTPLGLVAGEEASPLASYVALVDTANGIAVRQAPTEWIFPNVDLTIHLHRAPEGRWTGLDTTVVFGPTGQGITSTVLHDINGPVGHAQQILTVRPA from the coding sequence TTGAACACCGGCAGCTATTACGAGCGCACCGACGACCACCGTTACAAGCCCACGGCCCACGCCGGTGGCGCGTGGAGCACGGACGAAGTGCACTTCAGTCCGCTCGGCGGCCTCATCGTGCACGCCATCGACCGCCACCTTGCCGACCGGCCGGGGGAGAGCCTGCTGCTGTCCCGGATCAGCTTCGACATCCTCGGCCGGCTGGCCCTGGACGAGTGCGAGATCCGGGTCGAGACCATCCGGCCCGGCCGCACCATCGAACTGGTCGAGGCAGTCGCCCTCATCGGGGACCGTCCCGTCGTACGGGCCAGGGCCTGGTGCCTCGCCGCCGTCGACACGGCCGCCGTCGCGGGCGGCACCGCCGACAGGCTCACGGCTCCCGAGGAACTCGCGCCCTGGCCGATGGCCGAGCTCTGGCCAGGCGGCTACATCGCGTCGATCGACGTCCGCCCCCTCGCGCAGCCGCAGCCGGGCCGCACCACCGCGTGGATCTCGACGCCCCTCGGCCTGGTCGCGGGCGAGGAGGCGAGCCCGCTCGCGTCCTACGTCGCACTCGTCGACACGGCCAACGGCATCGCGGTGCGCCAGGCGCCCACCGAGTGGATATTCCCTAACGTGGACCTGACGATCCACCTCCACCGCGCACCCGAGGGTCGCTGGACCGGACTGGACACCACCGTCGTGTTCGGCCCGACCGGCCAGGGCATCACCAGTACCGTCCTGCACGACATCAACGGACCGGTCGGCCACGCCCAGCAGATCCTCACCGTCCGGCCCGCGTAA
- a CDS encoding zinc-binding dehydrogenase: MGEPQVMRAVRITGHGGPEVLEPAKVPTPVPGAGEVLVRVGAVALNNTDLWTREGAYGRPGDPDAKSGWRGPIDFPRIQGADVAGRVVAVGAGVPGGLVGRRVVVDPAIYDSEGPDANPVGLMGSERDGGYAEYVTAPAERVHDVTESPLTDDQLATLPTAYGTALGMIERGRLRQGETALVSGASGGVGLALVQIARARGARVLAISSGPKIDAVRAAGAHAVVDRAGDVAGQIRAAAPEGIDVALDVVAGELVNEGLPLLREGGRWVIAGALGGYGVSFDVRRLYLHNAQVIGSAMHTPRHFALLMDLARRAEVRPVIAAAFPLDRAAEAQDELSRREHVGKIVLHPGAAGPA, translated from the coding sequence ATGGGTGAGCCCCAGGTCATGCGAGCGGTGCGGATCACGGGGCACGGAGGTCCGGAGGTCCTTGAGCCGGCTAAGGTCCCGACGCCCGTGCCCGGAGCAGGGGAGGTGCTGGTCCGGGTCGGCGCGGTGGCCCTCAACAACACCGACCTCTGGACGCGGGAGGGTGCCTACGGGCGGCCGGGGGACCCGGACGCGAAGTCGGGCTGGCGCGGCCCGATCGACTTCCCCCGGATCCAGGGTGCCGACGTGGCCGGCCGCGTCGTGGCCGTCGGGGCCGGGGTGCCGGGCGGCCTCGTCGGACGCCGTGTGGTCGTCGACCCCGCGATCTACGACAGCGAGGGGCCGGACGCCAACCCGGTGGGCCTGATGGGGAGCGAGCGCGACGGCGGGTACGCCGAGTACGTGACCGCGCCGGCGGAGCGCGTGCACGACGTGACGGAATCCCCGCTCACGGACGACCAGCTCGCGACGCTGCCGACCGCCTACGGCACCGCGCTGGGCATGATCGAACGGGGCCGGCTGCGGCAGGGGGAGACCGCCCTGGTCTCGGGGGCGTCCGGCGGGGTCGGCCTCGCGCTGGTACAGATCGCCCGTGCGCGCGGGGCGAGGGTCCTCGCCATCAGCAGCGGACCCAAGATCGACGCGGTGCGGGCGGCGGGCGCGCACGCGGTCGTCGACCGTGCGGGAGACGTCGCCGGGCAGATCCGGGCCGCCGCCCCGGAAGGCATCGACGTCGCGCTCGACGTCGTGGCCGGCGAACTCGTGAATGAGGGGCTTCCGCTGCTGCGCGAGGGCGGCCGGTGGGTCATCGCGGGCGCACTCGGCGGGTACGGCGTGAGCTTTGACGTGCGCCGTCTCTACCTGCACAACGCCCAGGTCATCGGGTCCGCGATGCACACGCCCCGGCACTTCGCCCTCCTCATGGACCTGGCCCGCCGGGCGGAGGTCCGGCCCGTCATCGCTGCGGCCTTCCCGCTGGACCGGGCCGCCGAGGCGCAGGACGAGCTCTCCCGCCGGGAGCACGTGGGAAAGATCGTCCTGCACCCCGGTGCCGCAGGACCTGCCTGA